From a region of the Deltaproteobacteria bacterium genome:
- a CDS encoding iron-containing redox enzyme family protein, whose translation MEVHEWRKAIGDIVREHSASDVVTRYFDLKQTPLRAQVIVRELAHFIRHRRDCWAHVSGNCPVWSVKQKILQHEYGEVIKDEFSEHGHITLILNQGKLVGLEPEDILNADPLPTTRAVLYAWGWITREKPWLEGLAALTVTEWANDDRLLGDHGGGHSTRMGRRWSEDMGFKMKEMPNFDVHSQADEEHSDMFLPDLEKHATGPLQEEALGAVRESMELMTIYRAGVLEAMERIPADA comes from the coding sequence ATGGAAGTTCATGAGTGGCGCAAGGCCATCGGCGACATCGTGCGGGAGCATTCGGCTTCCGACGTCGTGACCCGCTACTTCGACCTCAAGCAGACGCCGTTGCGCGCCCAGGTGATCGTCCGGGAGCTGGCCCATTTCATACGCCACCGCCGGGATTGCTGGGCGCACGTGTCCGGCAACTGCCCGGTCTGGTCGGTGAAGCAGAAGATCCTGCAGCACGAGTACGGCGAGGTGATCAAGGACGAGTTCAGCGAGCACGGCCACATCACCCTGATCCTGAACCAGGGCAAGCTGGTGGGACTCGAGCCCGAGGACATCCTGAACGCCGACCCGCTTCCCACCACCCGCGCCGTGCTCTACGCCTGGGGCTGGATCACGCGCGAGAAGCCTTGGCTGGAGGGGCTGGCGGCGCTCACGGTGACCGAGTGGGCCAACGACGACCGCCTGCTGGGGGACCACGGCGGCGGCCATTCCACCCGCATGGGCCGGCGCTGGAGCGAGGACATGGGCTTCAAGATGAAGGAAATGCCCAACTTCGACGTGCACTCCCAGGCCGACGAGGAGCACAGCGACATGTTCCTGCCCGACCTCGAGAAGCACGCCACCGGACCGTTGCAGGAAGAGGCGCTAGGCGCCGTCAGGGAGTCCATGGAGCTCATGACCATCTATCGCGCCGGCGTGCTGGAGGCCATGGAGCGCATACCGGCGGACGCCTGA
- a CDS encoding VOC family protein has translation MARLRHIAIATKDPDKTAAFYQKVFGLKFIKKVPDSPRGGGVFLSDGHVNFAFLKYPSDEAADMVGGADYEGLHHMGFQVDDVQEANAKLDGTGAEILGDAVGSHHSFYFEEKVRGPNGVIMDISAKGWDLEPPVPASAKEKA, from the coding sequence ATGGCACGCTTGAGGCACATCGCCATCGCCACCAAGGATCCGGACAAGACCGCGGCCTTCTACCAGAAGGTGTTCGGGCTCAAGTTCATCAAGAAGGTGCCCGACTCGCCGCGCGGCGGCGGCGTGTTCCTCTCGGACGGGCACGTCAACTTCGCGTTCCTGAAATACCCCTCCGACGAGGCCGCGGACATGGTCGGCGGCGCCGACTACGAGGGGCTCCACCACATGGGTTTCCAGGTGGACGACGTCCAGGAGGCCAACGCGAAGCTGGACGGCACCGGGGCCGAGATCCTCGGCGACGCCGTCGGCTCCCACCACAGCTTCTACTTCGAGGAGAAGGTGCGCGGTCCCAACGGCGTGATCATGGACATCTCCGCCAAGGGCTGGGACCTCGAACCGCCGGTCCCCGCTTCCGCCAAGGAGAAGGCGTGA
- a CDS encoding iron-containing redox enzyme family protein — MDATAARYDEMLNQLTRDAFAAPEVKEFYDMRLTPRRARIIAQQFGLFVRGRRSAWAYLIARCPHMEVKKELLAHETEEMLFDPRCGCDHYTLWVRHGEAVGLTADEVHHARPLPTTRAAIAGWSWLAFNLGWLEGLGGVAVLERVNLDPIIPGGAHQTRAQERWMTDLGLSAEQLPNFKLHREADTDHKGQTMDLLANYATTEVQWEGILDAARQSLEFWQVFLGGVGRAMEAAD; from the coding sequence ATGGATGCGACGGCGGCACGGTACGACGAGATGCTGAACCAGTTGACCCGGGACGCGTTCGCCGCCCCCGAGGTCAAGGAATTCTACGATATGCGGCTGACTCCGCGCCGGGCACGGATCATCGCGCAGCAGTTCGGCCTGTTCGTGCGCGGCCGGCGCTCGGCGTGGGCCTACCTCATCGCGCGCTGTCCGCACATGGAGGTCAAGAAGGAACTGCTGGCGCACGAGACCGAGGAGATGCTCTTCGACCCGCGTTGCGGTTGCGACCACTACACCTTGTGGGTGCGGCACGGCGAGGCCGTGGGCCTCACCGCGGACGAGGTGCACCACGCGCGGCCGCTGCCCACGACCCGGGCGGCCATCGCCGGCTGGAGCTGGCTCGCCTTCAACCTGGGATGGCTCGAAGGACTCGGCGGGGTGGCGGTGCTGGAGCGCGTCAACCTCGACCCGATCATTCCCGGCGGCGCGCACCAGACCCGAGCCCAGGAGCGCTGGATGACCGACCTGGGGCTGAGCGCGGAGCAGCTACCCAACTTCAAGCTGCACCGCGAGGCCGATACCGACCACAAGGGCCAGACCATGGATCTGCTGGCCAACTATGCCACGACGGAAGTCCAGTGGGAGGGTATCCTGGACGCCGCGCGGCAGTCGCTGGAGTTCTGGCAGGTGTTCCTCGGCGGTGTCGGCCGGGCCATGGAAGCGGCCGACTGA